A region of Rhodoferax potami DNA encodes the following proteins:
- a CDS encoding energy-coupling factor ABC transporter permease → MHIEPGLVDTTKIFLSYATATTAALYATKLAVDAVKQDGTLALIARAFLCIGLVFCFFEVAPHHPVGVSEVHLILGTTLMLIFGVAPAAIGLMGGLLIQSVFFAQQDLPQYGMNVTTLLVPLFAASALARRIVPANVAYVDLTYSQAFKLSAAYQGGIVAWVAFWAIYGRGVGMENMSQIATFGAAYMTVVLLEPLVDLGVLAAAKAMRRLQGSPLVNQRVYTAA, encoded by the coding sequence ATGCACATTGAACCCGGTCTGGTAGACACCACCAAAATCTTCCTGAGCTATGCGACGGCCACTACCGCGGCCCTGTATGCCACCAAACTGGCGGTCGATGCGGTCAAGCAAGACGGCACTTTGGCCCTGATCGCGCGCGCTTTCTTGTGCATTGGTCTGGTGTTTTGCTTCTTTGAAGTGGCACCCCACCACCCCGTGGGCGTGTCCGAGGTGCACCTGATTCTGGGCACTACGCTGATGCTAATCTTCGGCGTTGCACCTGCAGCCATCGGCCTGATGGGCGGCTTGTTGATCCAGAGCGTGTTTTTTGCGCAGCAAGACTTGCCCCAGTACGGCATGAACGTCACTACCTTGCTGGTGCCCTTGTTTGCAGCCTCCGCCTTGGCCCGTCGCATCGTGCCTGCCAACGTGGCCTATGTAGACCTGACCTACAGCCAGGCTTTCAAGCTGTCTGCTGCCTACCAGGGTGGCATCGTGGCGTGGGTGGCTTTCTGGGCGATTTACGGCCGTGGCGTGGGTATGGAAAACATGAGCCAGATCGCCACCTTCGGCGCAGCCTACATGACCGTCGTGCTGCTCGAGCCTTTGGTGGACCTGGGCGTATTGGCTGCTGCCAAGGCCATGCGTCGCCTG